A window of Carassius carassius unplaced genomic scaffold, fCarCar2.1 SCAFFOLD_99, whole genome shotgun sequence contains these coding sequences:
- the LOC132134166 gene encoding HMG domain-containing protein 3-like has translation MNVFKKGSCPVISRCTRCCNLYHCPFCETYKTTSQLSIDCHVENHLKLAVHHDGISTYYKVCSNCSMMYRYQEFTDGIHNFNDHLLLSLHLCLIFRNALHNHTAVSRVMSILEATAKAKFPSKDTVLHGYLHFEALSSHDYSYTCINCGYHPKVVIMDLHKKGVFSIPFSEIATPPSEFKGDTNIVSFWESVTMEMIGRGFLSSESTSQL, from the exons ATGAATGTCTTTAAAAAGGGCAGTTGCCCTGTAATTTCAAGGTGCACACGGTGCTGTAACCTGTATCACTGTCCTTTTTGTGAGACGTACAAAACCACATCACAACTGTCCATTGATTGCCATGTAGAGAATCATCTAAAATTGGCAGTACATCATGATG GAATTTCAACTTACTACAAAGTCTGCAGCAACTGCAGCATGATGTACAGGTACCAGGAATTCACTGATGGTATCCATAACTTCAATGACCACCTTCTGCTTTCTCTACACTTGTGTCTGATTTTTCGCAATGCTCTTCAT AATCACACTGCTGTTAGCAGAGTAATGAGCATACTTGAAGCCACTGCCAAAGCAAAATTTCCCAGCAAAGACACAGTGCTCCATGGTTACCTCCACTTTGAAGCCTTGAGCAGCCATGACTATTCTTACACATGCATCAATTGTGGTTATCACCCCAAAGTGGTGATCATGGATCTCCACAAGAAAGGAGTCTTCAGTATTCCTT TCAGTGAAATAGCCACACCACCATCAGAATTCAAGGGTGATACAAACATTGTCTCTTTTTGGGAATCCGTAACGATGGAGATGATTGGCCGGGGATTTCTTTCAA GTGAAAGTACGTCCCAGTTATGA